The Eriocheir sinensis breed Jianghai 21 chromosome 4, ASM2467909v1, whole genome shotgun sequence genome has a segment encoding these proteins:
- the LOC126982121 gene encoding uncharacterized protein LOC126982121: MEPSGPVSLADLEADLALSDEDAMDHDDWPPPRLASQVPLSGKRPISHDTDSNSEPSSPAAKASKQRGSSDSRDTISAQNSSPPPPQPLMDSSRDAPLLSASHLPAFAPRVDYVKLLFKDNPTVDLKLRWLSEVTRNFQLDRDQAEVKMAAITSRFVYVSRRRTDVIDSVTSGEFLSLTLELQDSPERPRKFPTYLLARYPVCADPALAKELPGIYSARRFYQNGSPLPRLVVTWSLPEPLPPSVSFSFLPCLPPSTAPPPDTSLWKCPCCHQAGVNVWQGCARHQPKVAPAASRPPHPAPPPPPSLPAAPRVSSATSDSPQVTALRDAVASLKTQVSAFNERFEALTTCLNTLVAKQATLETTLNSLVESQQVVIASIATITEKLSSVTPLLTSLPALARDPPSPSAAPGRARATATSSSARRPPKGHAR; the protein is encoded by the exons ATGGAGCCATCGGGGCCCGTCTCCCTGGCGGATCTTGAGGCTGACTTGGCGCTGAGCGACGAGGATGCAATGGATCACGACGACTGGCCGCCACCGCGTCTTGCAAGCCAGGTTCCCCTCTCCGGCAAGCGCCCCATATCCCACGACACTGACAGTAACAGTGAGCCGTCTTCCCCTGCTGCTAAGGCCTCTAAGCAGAGGGGGTCGTCTGACTCTCGGGACACCATATCAGCCCAGAACAGCAGCCCTCCCCCGCCCCAACCTCTCATGGACTCCTCGCGCGATGCCCCGTTGCTGAGCGCCTCTCACCTACCAGCCTTCGCCCCCAGGGTTGACTACGTCAAGCTACTCTTCAAGGACAACCCGACAGTAGATCTCAAGCTTCGTTGGTTGTCCGAAGTCACCCGAAATTTTCAACTTGACCGCGACCAGGCTGAAGTCAAGATGGCAGCCATAACGTCTCGCTTCGTATACGTCTCCCGCCGCCGCACGGATGTCATCGACAGCGTGACGAGTGGGGAGTTTCTGTCCCTCACCCTCGAGCTCCAAGACTCTCCAGAAAGGCCTCGCAAGTTTCCTACGTACCTCCTAGCTCGTTACCCTGTCTGTGCTGACCCTGCCTTGGCCAAGGAGTTGCCGGGCATCTACTCTGCTCGCCGATTTTACCAGAATGGCTCTCCCCTTCCCCGCCTGGTCGTCACCTGGAGTCTTCCTGAACCACTGCCCCCGAGTGTCAGCTTCAGCTTCCTTCCGTGCCTGCCACCCT ccacagccccGCCTCCGGACACGTCGCTCTGGAAATGTCCCTGCTGTCATCAAGCAGGAGTGAACGTCTGGCAGGGGTGCGCGAGGCACCAGCCCAAAGTGGCCCCTGCAGCCTCGCGCCCCCCGCACCCCGCGCCGCCgcccccaccaagcctccctgccgcTCCTCGTGTTTCATCCGCCACCTCTGACTCCCCGCAAGTGACTGCACTTCGGGACGCTGTTGCCTCTCTCAAAACTCAGGTTTCTGCTTTCAATGAACGTTTTGAGGCACTTACAACTTGCCTAAATACCTTAGTTGCCAAGCAGGCCACGCTCGAGACGACCTTGAATTCATTGGTTGAGTCTCAACAAGTCGTCATTGCTTCCATCGCTACAATTACGGAGAAGCTGAGCTCCGTGACCCCACTCCTCACCAGCCTGCCTGCTCTCGCCAGGGACCCTCCCTCACCTAGCGCGGCACCCGGCCGTGCCCGCGCCACTGCCACTTCATCATCTGCCCGCCGTCCTCCTAAAGGCCATGCTCGATAA